GGAAAACCAGGCAGATACAACCATCATGCATCGAAGACCGGCAGGGAAAGCCACTACCTCGCTCTCGTCAACAAGGCCTTTGCGAATGACATAAGAAGGGTAGAGAAACGCTCCACTGACTGTATTTATAAAGTACCACCTGGATCTGAAACTTAGCTCATCGAAGGAACGTCTCCGCTGTTCCACCCAAGCACTTCTGGGGAGCGCTTTGACAACACGGTCGTAACAGCTCTCACGAGTAAGCATCAAACTCATGATCAGTCCGATCTGGCAAAGCAAAAACGGTATCGCCATAAACACCATGGCCCATCCCGTCGACCAGAAACTGCTCATTTCGATCGCCACTCATACAAAGCTTCTCCTAGCCACTCACCTCCCATACCACCACCTGTGGCACCGATGAATGAACCTGCCCCTACAAGCACTAGACCGCACGCAGCACCCCCTACGCCAGCTGTAACAGCACCTACGGCTCCACAAGAGAAGGTGGCCATCAGGGTGCCTACCCGTGCACCATGAACGCCACCGGCAAGCCCGCCAGCAAAGCTGCCAGCTTCAGTGAAGCGAACCTTTCTGCATTGCTCGGTTTCCCCTGCACGACATACCTCTTGTACTTTAAGGTAGGACGATGTCGCACCTAACCCCACCGCCACATGCCCCCCATACTTCAAATACTTCGACATCTTCGCCACTTCATCCAAATGCGTCGCATACCCCGGTATCGCCCCCGGCGCACCAGCCTTGGACCAGTGGTGCACCAGGCTTTTCGTGGAGATCCCCAACCCCTTGCGCAGACGTTCATGCCGGCCCAGGTCCAGGTACTTGCCAAGAAACGCGCTGTGCAACTGCGCGTTCAACTGTGCATACAACACCTTGCGCTCAGCAAAGAACTGCTGGCTGTTCAAATGCCGGTGCAAGGCGAACTCCCGCTGGTGCAACCGCTCGATCCCCTTGAGCGTGTCCCCCACCTGCCCTATCCCCCGCGCCAGCATGTCCTTGCCTACGCCCATGGACAGACTGGCGCCGCTGAGCACCCCGGCGACTTCACCGATGTGCTGCATCATGAAGTCGGCTTCCTCCTCGCTGAGGATCGCCAGCGACTCACGTGCGCTGCGCGCCGCGGCCATCAAATCGGCCTCTTCGCGGGTGCAGGCGAAGCTGTTGTCGGGGGCACCGAGCACGAAGAGCTCGCCGGCCTTGAAGCCTTGGTCGAAGGTGGGGTTGAGCCGGCGCACCAGCGACATGGGCAGGGTGCCCTGCACCGTGGCCAGCTGCTGCAGCACCTGCTCGCCGGCCATGCTGCGGGGCACGATGTAGAACCCGGGTTGCAGTGCGGAGGGTGCCGTAGAGACGGCGTGGGTGGCAGGCATGGGCCGCTCGACAACGCCACGCGGGACAGCCCGGGGATCGCTGGGTACCGGCGCCGACGCCCCGCGCGCCAGGCTGGGCATCTCGTCCAGCGGGGCAATCAGGCGATTGCTGCCCAGCGGGCAGCCACAGCGCACGCGCGCGCCGTCGACGACGGTAGGCACGCCGTCCTGCAGGAAGCGAGGGTCGCCGTCGATGAGTGTGCCCACCTGGCCGCAGCGTGGGCAGGGCGTGGTCGAGTCGCCTTCGAGCAACCAGCCGCTCCCGTTCACGTTGCCCGCCGCCCGTTTGCCGATGCACGTGGCGCCCGTGGTGGTGCGGTCGCCATCGAGGCCTTGCGCCTTGCCGAAGATAACGATGCGCAGATTCATCGGCGGGCACCCGATGCGCGGCCCTTGAAGCTATTCCTTGTCATGCGGCGTTTCCTTGTGCGTGGAAAACGCAGAACGCTAGCAGCTCAGCGGTGGCGCTGGGGGGGGCGGTGGCAAGTAAGGAAACCTCCTACAGTAGACTGGGATGACTCTGACTTACGCAGCCTTTTCGAGGCGTTCGCCGGAAGCCTTGCAGCGCCTAGGAGATCGAGCGCCGCCCGCGCGGCGCATCGCGGATGAATCCGCTCCTACATCGGTTGCAACGTGCCGCACCTGTCAGGCCATGGTTGCCTGCCTTGGCGCCAGCCGAAAAATCGCGTCGTACAAACAAGGCGGACAACCATGACCTATCGGGCATAGGCACGTTGCAACGAATGTAGGAGCGGATTCATCCGCGATGCGCCGCACGGGCGGCGCTCGGTCCTGAGAGCGCTGCATGACCCTCGCCTGCAACCTGGCAGCCGATACACGATCAAACACCTTCCTTGAGCAACAAAAAACCCGCCTAAGCGGGTTTTCTGCCAGGTCAATGACTGCTGCGCAGCATCTCCTTCGGCACGTACTTGCCAATCTCGTACTTGCCGATCGCCGCCCGGTGCACTTCGTCCGGCCCGTCGGCCAAACGCAGGGTCCGCTGCATCGCATACATGTACGCCAACGGGAAATCACCACTCACCCCCGCCCCGCCATGCAACTGAATGGCCCGGTCGATCACCTTCAGCGCGACATTCGGCGCCACCACCTTGATCTGCGCGATCTCGCTGCGCGCCACCTTGTTGCCGACGGTGTCCATCATGTATGCGGCCTTGAGGGTCAACAGCCGCGCCATGTCGATCTCCATGCGCGAGTCGGCGATCTTGTCGATGTTGCCGCCCAGGCGCGCCAGCGGCCGGCCGAACGCGGTGCGCTCCACCGAGCGCTTGCACATCAGCTCCAGGGCGCGCTCGGCCATGCCGATCGAGCGCATGCAGTGGTGGATGCGGCCTGGGCCGAGGCGCCCCTGGGCGATCTCGAAACCGCGGCCCTCGCCGAGGATCACGTTTTCATAGGGCACACGCACATTCTCGAACAACACCTCGGCGTGGCCGTGGGGGGCGTCGTCGTAGCCAAACACCGGCAGCGGGCGGACGATCTTCACCCCCGGCGTGTCGGTGGGCACCAGGATCATCGAGTGCTGCTGGTGGCGCTGGCCATCCGGGTTGGACAGGCCCATGAAGATCATCACCTTGCAGCGCGGGTCGCAGGCGCCGGAGGTCCACCACTTGCGGCCGTTGATCACCCATTCATCACCGTCGCGCACGGCGGTGGCGGCCATGTTGGTGGCGTCCGACGAGGCCACGTCCGGCTCGGTCATGGCGAACGCCGAGCGGATCTCGCCGCGCAGCAGCGGCTCGAGCCACTGGCGCTTCTGCGCCTCGCTGCCGTAGCGCACCAGCACTTCCATGTTGCCGGTGTCCGGCGCCGAGCAGTTGAACGGCTCCGGGCCCAGCAGCGAGCGGCCCATGATCTCGGCCAGCGGCGCGTACTCCAGGTTGGTCAGCCCCGCGCCGTATTCCGATTCGGGCAGGAACAGGTTCCACAGGCCTTCAGCGCGGGCCTTGGCCTTGAGCTCCTCGACAATGGCGGTGGGTTGCCAGCGGTCGCCCTCGGCGACCTGGCGCTCGAACACCGGCTCGGCCGGGTAGACGTATGCATCCATGAAAGCGCTGACGCGTTCGCGCAGTGCCTGGACCTTGGGCGAATAGGCGAAATCCATCGGGGCTACCTTCCGTCAATGAAGAACATGGGCCTGAGCCTAGAACAGCCGGCCTTCATCCACCTAGTCTATTTTCTACGTGTATAAACATTCATAACCGATATATGATCGACCGATAACTCCAACAAAGAGCGGCGCCCATGAACCTCAGCAAGGTCGACCTCAACCTGTTCATCGTCTTCGACGCCATCTACACCGAAGCCAACCTGACCCGCGCCGGGCAGATCGTCGGCATCACCCAACCGGCGGTGTCCAACGCCCTGTCGCGCCTGCGCGAAACCTTCAACGACCCGCTGTTCGTGCGCACCGCCCAGGGCATGGTGCCCACGCCCATGGCGCAGAACATCATCGGCCCGGTGCGCAGCGCGCTGACGCTGCTGCGCACCTCGGTGCAGGAGAGCCGCATCTTCACCCCGCTGCAGGCCAGCAAGACCTTCCGCATCAGCATGACCGACCTCACCGAGGCGGTGATCCTGCCGCCGTTGTTCCAGCGCTTGCGCCGGCTGGCACCTGCACTGGTGATCGAAAGCTTTTTATGCAAGCGCCGCGAGACCACCAAGGAGCTGGCTGCCGGGCGCCTGGATTTCGCCGTGGACGCGCCGCTGAACACCGACCCGCAGGTGCGCCACGTCAAGCTCATGCAGGACCGCTACGTCTGCGCCATGCGCCCGGGCCATCCGCTGGCCGAGCACAAGCTGACCCTCGACGCCTACCTGGGCATGACCCACATCCATATCTCCAGCCGCCGCAACGGCCTGGGCTATGTCGACCTGGCCCTGGGCAAGATGGGTGTGCAGCGCCGCGTCGCCCTGCGTTCGCAGCACTACCTGATGGCCTCGCAGGTGCTGCAGCAAACCGACATGGTGATGACCGTGCCCGAGCGCTTCGCCCGCCGCCACCAGTTGCGCCACCAGCCGCTGCCGGTGGAGGTGCCGCCCCTGGAAACCCACCTCTACTGGCACGAAAGCACTGATCAGGACCCGGCCAACCGCTGGATGCGCGAACAGATCATCGAGTTGTGCGAACGGGTGGCGGTGCAGGACGAGCAGGCGCTGGAAAATGCCTGAGCATTGCATGATGGCGAACAGCCGCTAGCACACCCATGCTATCGGCCAGCGTCTGGCCCCGTGCTACCGTCGACGACGTTCTCCCTCACCTGACATCAGGCCCGGCGCCCTTCTGCCCGGGCCCTGCAAAGGACCCTGCCGACATGAAGACAACCCTCGCCACCCTCACCCTCGCCGCACTGGTCCTCACTGGCTGCGCCACCCCCAAGCAATGGGAAGCTACTGGCGGCAGCAAGAACGATGGCCTGGTGCAGGTCTCCTACGAACAGGGCCAGTTCGAGAGCGGCCAGAGTGACGCGGCGCAGGGGCTGCAGGTTGCCACCGCGCGTTGCAAGACCTGGGGTTACCGAAACGCGGAAATCACCGGCAGCGAAAAGAGCCTCTGCCGCACCATGGGCCAGTACAACTGCCTGCAGACCACGGTCACCCAGGACTACCTCTGCAAGAAGTGACCCTTTCCCCATCGCGGGGGCCGGTTGCATGGGCTCCCGCACCTTGTCCCGCGCGCATTGCCATGGTCTTTCAGTAACCCTTGCGCCGCCCTGAAACGGGCTTCTCGAATTCATGGCACAAGCAATGGAACATGGCCCTCAGGATCTGGTGATGGTCTCCAAGCAGGCGCCTTGGGAATGGTTCTGATTCCCGGCTAAACGTAATGAAAAAATTTCCTACATAAATGGCAATATCAGAAAGATTGATCTCCAAACACCCAGGCAATGGTCAAAAAGGAAAAACATTCCTCCAAAGGCACGCGTAGGATTTCCCCCATGGCCGCCGATCGTCGGCGCCCCTGCACGGACACGCCCGATCATGCCCACCGCCCCGCTGTATTTCGATTACGCCGCCACCACCCCTGTCGACGACCGAGTCATCGAAGCCATGATGGCCTGCCTTGGCCGCGAGGCGAATTTCGGCAACCCCGCGTCCAGCGGTCATGCCCATGGCAAGGCCGCCCGCGAGGCCGTGGAGCAGGCGCGCCGCCAGGTGGCCGAACAGGTCGGCGCGCAGCCCGACGAGCTGGTCTGGACCTCCGGCGCCACCGAGTCCAACAACCTCGCCCTCAAGGGTATCGCCCAGGGTTTCGAACACCCCGGCCACCTGGTCACCAGCCAGCTGGAGCACAAGGCGGTGCTCGACACTGCCGCCGAACTGGAACGCCTGGGCTGGGCGGTGACCCGCCTGGCGCCGGACGCCCAAGGGCTGATCCAGCCAGCGGCCGTGCAGGCGGCGCTGCGCCCGGACACCCGCCTGGTGTCGCTGATGGCGGTGAACAATGAACTGGGCACGGTCACCGATTTCGCCAGCATCGGCGCGTTGGTGCGCGAACACGGCGCGCTGCTGCATGTGGATGCCGCCCAGGCCGTCGGCAAAGTGCTGATCGACCTTGCCCGGCAGCCGGTGGACCTGATGTCGTTCTCGGCGCACAAGGCCTATGGCCCCAAGGGCATCGGCGCCTTGTTCGTCGGCCCCCGCGCCCACCCGGTGCTGCGCGCGCAGATGCACGGCGGCGGCCATGAGCGCGGGCTGCGCTCCGGCACCCTGGCTACCCACCAGATCGTCGGCATGGGCAGCGCCTTTGCCCTGGCCGGCCAGCCGGGTAATAGCGAGCACGCATGTATCCAGCGCTTGAGCGACAGGTTGCGCAATGGCCTGCTGGCCCTGCCTGGCGTGCGCCTCAACGGCTGCCCGACACAGCGCATCGCCCACACCCTGAACCTGTGCATCGAGGCCAAGGGGTTCAACAGCAACGCGCTGGCCGGCGAGCTGGCGCTGTCGACCACCTCGGCGTGCAACTCGGCCGCCAATAGTGCATCCCATGTGCTGCTGGCACTGGGGCTCAGCGAAGCACAGGCACGCAACAGCGTGCGACTGAGCATCGGGCGCTACACCACAGAACAGGACGTGGACAAGGCGGTCGAAGTGTTCGGCCGGGTGATTGCGGCGGGGTCGGTTGCCTTGTGGTAAAAACGTCGCCCATTGACCTGATGCGACCTCTGTAGGAGCGGCTTCAGCCGCGATCACCCGCACAGCGGGTGCCAGGCACCGCGTTGCCGGCATCGCGGCTGAAGCCGCTCCTACAGGAACACCTCAGAACCGGATTATCGGGCCCTCGATGTCATTGGGCGGCG
This genomic stretch from Pseudomonas entomophila harbors:
- a CDS encoding acyl-CoA dehydrogenase; protein product: MDFAYSPKVQALRERVSAFMDAYVYPAEPVFERQVAEGDRWQPTAIVEELKAKARAEGLWNLFLPESEYGAGLTNLEYAPLAEIMGRSLLGPEPFNCSAPDTGNMEVLVRYGSEAQKRQWLEPLLRGEIRSAFAMTEPDVASSDATNMAATAVRDGDEWVINGRKWWTSGACDPRCKVMIFMGLSNPDGQRHQQHSMILVPTDTPGVKIVRPLPVFGYDDAPHGHAEVLFENVRVPYENVILGEGRGFEIAQGRLGPGRIHHCMRSIGMAERALELMCKRSVERTAFGRPLARLGGNIDKIADSRMEIDMARLLTLKAAYMMDTVGNKVARSEIAQIKVVAPNVALKVIDRAIQLHGGAGVSGDFPLAYMYAMQRTLRLADGPDEVHRAAIGKYEIGKYVPKEMLRSSH
- the yecR gene encoding YecR family lipoprotein, with the protein product MKTTLATLTLAALVLTGCATPKQWEATGGSKNDGLVQVSYEQGQFESGQSDAAQGLQVATARCKTWGYRNAEITGSEKSLCRTMGQYNCLQTTVTQDYLCKK
- a CDS encoding cysteine desulfurase family protein, whose protein sequence is MPTAPLYFDYAATTPVDDRVIEAMMACLGREANFGNPASSGHAHGKAAREAVEQARRQVAEQVGAQPDELVWTSGATESNNLALKGIAQGFEHPGHLVTSQLEHKAVLDTAAELERLGWAVTRLAPDAQGLIQPAAVQAALRPDTRLVSLMAVNNELGTVTDFASIGALVREHGALLHVDAAQAVGKVLIDLARQPVDLMSFSAHKAYGPKGIGALFVGPRAHPVLRAQMHGGGHERGLRSGTLATHQIVGMGSAFALAGQPGNSEHACIQRLSDRLRNGLLALPGVRLNGCPTQRIAHTLNLCIEAKGFNSNALAGELALSTTSACNSAANSASHVLLALGLSEAQARNSVRLSIGRYTTEQDVDKAVEVFGRVIAAGSVALW
- a CDS encoding PAAR domain-containing protein; protein product: MNLRIVIFGKAQGLDGDRTTTGATCIGKRAAGNVNGSGWLLEGDSTTPCPRCGQVGTLIDGDPRFLQDGVPTVVDGARVRCGCPLGSNRLIAPLDEMPSLARGASAPVPSDPRAVPRGVVERPMPATHAVSTAPSALQPGFYIVPRSMAGEQVLQQLATVQGTLPMSLVRRLNPTFDQGFKAGELFVLGAPDNSFACTREEADLMAAARSARESLAILSEEEADFMMQHIGEVAGVLSGASLSMGVGKDMLARGIGQVGDTLKGIERLHQREFALHRHLNSQQFFAERKVLYAQLNAQLHSAFLGKYLDLGRHERLRKGLGISTKSLVHHWSKAGAPGAIPGYATHLDEVAKMSKYLKYGGHVAVGLGATSSYLKVQEVCRAGETEQCRKVRFTEAGSFAGGLAGGVHGARVGTLMATFSCGAVGAVTAGVGGAACGLVLVGAGSFIGATGGGMGGEWLGEALYEWRSK
- a CDS encoding LysR family transcriptional regulator, whose translation is MNLSKVDLNLFIVFDAIYTEANLTRAGQIVGITQPAVSNALSRLRETFNDPLFVRTAQGMVPTPMAQNIIGPVRSALTLLRTSVQESRIFTPLQASKTFRISMTDLTEAVILPPLFQRLRRLAPALVIESFLCKRRETTKELAAGRLDFAVDAPLNTDPQVRHVKLMQDRYVCAMRPGHPLAEHKLTLDAYLGMTHIHISSRRNGLGYVDLALGKMGVQRRVALRSQHYLMASQVLQQTDMVMTVPERFARRHQLRHQPLPVEVPPLETHLYWHESTDQDPANRWMREQIIELCERVAVQDEQALENA